A window of Oncorhynchus keta strain PuntledgeMale-10-30-2019 chromosome 27, Oket_V2, whole genome shotgun sequence contains these coding sequences:
- the LOC118359639 gene encoding interferon regulatory factor 4-like encodes MEELVKKMRLREWLIAQIDSGKYAGLTWENEDKTMFRIPWKHAAKQDYSLNEDAALFKAWAVYKGKYREGRDKADPTTWKTRLRCAFNKSTDFKEVPERSQLDVSEPYKVYHIQAEPETGRDSESPQPESQVIIQTSRSSVPLRNIVTHHPQFGCNSESEARDGRVNSREGLVGDHVYYWSNTGNPQRDGSAPLSIVVPTPQISDLRVRVCLFYQGQLVVDVTTSTPDGCFLLQGQVPLGNERIYGPCTAQQVPFPPPGVIHLPPGIAEAMGRLLPHLERGVLVWVAPDGVFIKRFCQGRVYWSGPLAQHTDRPNKLDRERTCKLLDTAIFLKELQDYIQGAGPKPRYEIDLCFGEEFPDASQLKTRKLIIAQVVPLFAVNLLHSCLRMGTEGRPRLHTHKTMGEEGEGQPHPLPQRTPL; translated from the exons ATGGAGGAGCTGGTCAAGAAAATGCGTTTGAGAGAGTGGCTGATAGCGCAGATAGACAGCGGAAAGTATGCAGGACTTACCTGGGAGAACGAAGACAAAACTATGTTCAGGATCCCATGGAAACACGCGGCAAAACAGGACTATAGTCTGAACGAAGATGCAGCACTATTCAAG GCGTGGGCAGTGTATAAAGGGAAGTATCGGGAGGGGAGGGACAAGGCAGATCCCACCACCTGGAAGACTCGTCTCCGCTGTGCCTTCAACAAGAGTACAGACTTCAAAGAAGTCCCAGAGCGCAGCCAGTTAGATGTATCCGAGCCCTACAAGGTCTACCACATCCAGGCAGAgccagagacaggcagagactcAG AATCTCCTCAGCCTGAGAGTCAGGTGATCATCCAGACCAGCCGCTCCAGTGTTCCACTGAGGAACATTGTCACACACCATCCACAG TTTGGCTGCAATAGTGAATCAGAGGCCAGGGATGGAAGAGTCAACTCCAGAG AGGGCTTGGTAGGGGACCATGTGTACTACTGGTCCAACACAGGGAATCCGCAGAGGGAtggctctgctcctctctccatagTTGTCCCTACACCACAGATCTCTG acttGCGTGTGCGGGTGTGTCTGTTCTATCAGGGCCAGCTAGTAGTGGATGTGACCACCAGCACCCCAGACGGCTGTTTCCTCCTGCAGGGTCAGGTGCCCCTGGGGAATGAGAGGATCTATGGACCCTGCACAGCCCAACAGGTCCCCTTCCCCCCTCCAGGGGTCATCCATCTTCCCCCGGGCATCGCTGAGGCCATGGGCCGCCTGCTGCCCCATCTGGAGAGGGGCGTCCTGGTGTGGGTGGCTCCAGACGGGGTGTTTATTAAGAGGTTCTGCCAGGGCAGGGTGTACTGGAGTGGCCCCCTggcccaacacacagacaggcccAACAAACTGGACAGGGAGAGGACCTGCAAGCTGCTGGACACAGCTATATTTCTGAAGG AGCTCCAGGACTATATCCAGGGGGCGGGACCCAAACCTCGCTATGAGATTGACCTCTGCTTTGGTGAGGAGTTCCCTGACGCCAGCCAACTGAAAACCAGGAAACTGATCATTGCACAG GTGGTGCCCCTGTTTGCTGTCAACCTACTGCATAGTTGCCTGAggatggggacagaggggagaccACGCCTTCACACACACAAGACcatgggggaagagggagagggtcaGCCACACCCCCTGCCCCAGCGGACACCCCTCTGA
- the LOC118359638 gene encoding ataxin-1-like translates to MNPSPDRGKECLPPKKREFRDGSANQHPPLDEFKPPATPPRTQPSSSSGRGEGGRGSSEEALTNRHSLLPSIPPPLPSPCIPLPLPWHLAYPSSVPFLFLKDQVGKRDDLLPTPFPHHSRCLQGEILPPSPSPSSSSSSFKSPFPTESRDMWSYFNTGRRDYSSSLFSPSHLFSQPSLYPRDHSLTEGRHRYLGKRPNGLDVPGSRTASASARLCGSPHGSHANGRRRHQEVPTGRFEQFAGFRDFQATPQEGPDSHSSLQDRDPCGTPKAGISTLIPTSPQPHGAETRAGRGELLDPLGGSVAEAHVYYSLASVYSTLQPSQLSTQAQAQRYPLYSHSGSSLYGLHTMRNSQHSTQGQPNSHSTEKDRERDRQQEQEREREPEGDRDIREIDNKRGGNKDSRELSPGQQYSRPLASPFLPHMTASPSAPHHIPPALLPHFAKGSLIELVGGRLKRVEELRTEDFLRSADTSPEFHLSTCTVLLIGPSNTHGFNHLQVLLTDSNTQELLTVLVEYPFFVRDRGWSSCCPQRTAQLYGLSCRQLSEGDICLALTPLHTRTVPRGHRTHTQARASTHREDMPPPLPPPPLPHPSPALVPPPLPPPPVDPPTQEQPRSRKRRWSAPDLLPPTGTTGIDKITNLPHGSKQRKWQ, encoded by the exons ATGAATCCCAGCCCTGACCGCGGCAAAGAGTGCCTCCCCCCAAAGAAGAGGGAGTTCCGGGATGGCTCGGCCAACCAGCACCCCCCCCTGGACGAGTTCAAACCACCCGCCACGCCGCCCAGGACCCAGCCCTCAAGCAGctcagggaggggggaggggggcagggggAGCAGCGAAGAGGCTTTGACGAACCGCCACAGCCTGCTACCCTCTATCCCACCCCCCCTCCCATCCCCGTGTATTCCACTCCCTCTGCCATGGCACCTGGCTTACCCCTCCTCCGTCCCTTTTCTCTTCCTCAAAGACCAGGTAGGGAAGAGGGATGATCTTCTCCCCACCCCCTTCCCCCATCACTCCAGGTGTCTCCAAGGTGAAATCCTgccaccctccccctccccctcctcatcctcttcctcctttaaGAGCCCCTTCCCCACTGAATCAAGAGACATGTGGTCCTATTTCAACACAGGCCGAAGGGACTACagctcctctcttttctccccctctcacctgttcagccagccctccctctacccccGTGACCACTCCCTGACTGAGGGCAGACACAGGTACCTGGGCAAGAGGCCCAACGGGTTGGATGTGCCAGGCAGCAGGACTGCCTCTGCCAGTGCCAGGCTGTGCGGCAGCCCCCACGGTTCCCATGCCAACGGGAGACGGAGACACCAGGAGGTTCCCACAGGGCGTTTCGAGCAGTTTGCAGGTTTCAGAGATTTCCAAGCGACACCTCAGGAGGGCCCTGACTCACATTCCTCTCTGCAGGACAGGGATCCCTGTGGGACACCAAAGGCTGGGATTTCCACCCTGATCCCCACTAGTCCCCAGCCTCATGGGGCAGAGACCCGGGCAGGGAGAGGGGAGCTACTGGACCCCCTGGGGGGCTCTGTGGCGGAGGCTCATGTCTACTACTCCCTGGCTTCTGTTTACTCCACCCTGCAGCCCAGCCAGCTCAGTACCCAGGCCCAGGCTCAGCGCTACCCGCTGTACAGCCACTCAGGCAGCTCTCTGTATGGCCTGCACACCATGAGGAACTCACAGCACTCAACCCAGGGGCAGCCCAACAGCCACagcacagagaaagacagagaacgAGACAGACAACAAGAacaagagcgagaaagagagcctgaaggagacagagacatcagaGAGATAGACAATAAAAGAGGCGGAAATAAAGACAGCAGAGAGCTCTCTCCCGGGCAGCAGTACTCGCGTCCCCTTgcctcccccttccttccccaCATGACCGCCTCACCCTCTGCCCCCCACCACATCCCCCCAGCGCTCCTACCTCACTTTGCCAAGGGTTCTCTGATTGAGCTGGTGGGGGGTCGTTTGAAGCGTGTGGAAGAGCTGAGGACGGAGGACTTTCTGAGGAGTGCTGACACCTCCCCAGAGTTCCACCTGAGCACCTGCACCGTGCTGCTTATCGGCCCCAGCAACACACACGGCTTCAACCACCTGCAGGTCCTTCTCACAGACAGCAACACTCAG GAGTTACTGACGGTTCTGGTGGAGTACCCGTTCTTCGTGCGTGACCGCGGCTGGTCTTCCTGCTGTCCCCAGAGAACCGCCCAGCTCTACGGCCTGTCCTGCCGCCAGCTCAGCGAGGGAGATATCTGCTTGGCCCTCACCCccttacacacacgcacagtccCCCGGGGCCACAGGACACACACCCAGGCCAGGGCCAGCACACACAGGGAGGATatgccccctcctctccctcctcctcctcttcctcatccctcccctgctcttgtccctcctcctctccctcctccccctgtagaCCCCCCCACCCAGGAGCAGCCACGCTCACGCAAGAGGCGATGGTCAGCCCCCGACCTCCTTCCTCCCACCGGAACTACTGGGATTGACAAGATCACCAATTTACCTCACGGCTCCAAGCAGAGGAAGTGGCAGTAG